In one Parageobacillus genomosp. 1 genomic region, the following are encoded:
- the folP gene encoding dihydropteroate synthase: MSIANAASLVLRCGDYELDLRKKTMIMGIVNVTPDSFSDGGRFYDVDRAVEHAKRLVADGADIIDIGGESTRPGAEKVSLEEELRRVIPIVKAVAKEVKVPISIDTYKAEVAKQAIEAGAHIINDVWGAKADAKMAEVAAAYDVPIILMHNRHHLEYQDLISDMIADLMESVAIVKHAGVKDENIILDPGIGFAKTFEHNLEIMRRLDEFTQLGYPLLLGTSRKRFIGHVLDLPVDERVEGTGATVCLGIVKGAHIVRVHDVLPIARMAKMMDAMLGKGVEGDR, encoded by the coding sequence ATGAGCATAGCAAATGCAGCTTCTCTTGTACTACGTTGCGGGGATTATGAGTTAGATTTACGTAAAAAAACGATGATCATGGGAATCGTCAACGTCACACCTGATTCTTTTTCTGACGGCGGACGATTTTATGATGTCGACCGCGCTGTCGAGCACGCCAAACGGCTGGTGGCAGACGGAGCCGATATCATTGATATCGGCGGTGAGTCGACTCGTCCGGGAGCGGAAAAAGTATCGTTAGAAGAAGAATTGCGCCGCGTCATTCCAATCGTAAAGGCCGTCGCAAAAGAGGTGAAGGTTCCGATTTCCATTGATACGTATAAAGCGGAAGTCGCCAAACAGGCTATTGAAGCGGGGGCCCACATCATTAACGATGTATGGGGAGCCAAAGCGGATGCAAAAATGGCGGAAGTCGCCGCTGCCTATGATGTTCCGATTATTTTAATGCACAACCGCCATCATTTAGAGTATCAAGACTTAATTTCCGATATGATCGCAGATTTAATGGAAAGCGTTGCGATCGTAAAACATGCGGGTGTGAAGGACGAAAACATTATTTTAGATCCAGGTATCGGATTTGCGAAAACATTTGAGCATAACCTAGAAATCATGCGCCGTTTAGACGAATTTACCCAGCTCGGATATCCGCTGCTGCTTGGAACGTCCCGCAAGCGGTTTATCGGACATGTGTTGGATTTGCCAGTTGATGAGCGGGTCGAAGGAACAGGGGCAACGGTATGCCTCGGTATTGTGAAGGGCGCACATATCGTGCGCGTGCATGATGTATTGCCGATTGCGCGAATGGCGAAGATGATGGATGCGATGTTAGGAAAAGGAGTGGAGGGCGATCGATAA
- the folB gene encoding dihydroneopterin aldolase encodes MDKIYLQRMEFYGYHGVLPEENVLGQRFLVDVTLETNLQKAGKSDRLEDTINYAEVYNICRHIVEKRKFALIEAVAETIAGQILSSFPTVIRCTVKVTKPNPPIPGHYESVAVEIVRGR; translated from the coding sequence ATCGATAAAATTTATCTTCAGCGTATGGAGTTTTATGGGTATCACGGTGTTCTTCCAGAAGAAAATGTGCTTGGGCAACGTTTTCTTGTCGATGTTACCTTGGAAACGAATTTACAGAAGGCTGGAAAGAGCGATCGGTTAGAAGATACGATTAATTACGCGGAAGTGTACAATATTTGCCGCCACATTGTTGAGAAAAGGAAATTCGCACTGATTGAAGCAGTAGCAGAGACGATCGCCGGACAAATTTTGTCTTCTTTCCCAACGGTTATTCGCTGTACTGTGAAAGTCACCAAACCAAATCCGCCTATTCCAGGCCATTATGAATCCGTAGCGGTAGAAATCGTAAGGGGTCGTTAG